The following are from one region of the Methanobrevibacter sp. genome:
- a CDS encoding PBSX family phage terminase large subunit gives MLSSNKQYWNWGETSPKSKDFFNNSDAWINIAEGAVRSSKTVTCSARWLKFLCESPHDEFLMSGKTITTLKRNVLTNFFKMLNTEDIWYHHDRYENILEVEDKTIYLMGFNDEGATDVVAGMTVGGWYGDEVTRNPKSTIEMAISRCSLPGAKMFLNMNPLSPYHFLYTDYINNKELLQAGTVKVWKFLLEDNPNLPKQYVDELIRVNKKNPLFYKRNILGQWVIAEGAIYDMFDEEVHVYNSPVKVDDMNITCDYGVSTVTTFGVIGYKKDIINGNTYYLMDETYYDAETKGVTQSDNDRVDDLVKLQDKHHLNKNNTIFLPHDAASLKAAAKKDKRIKMKVKTYAPDTFEDITTIQNLFATNHFFINSKCKHSITQAQSYCWDTKAQQRGEDKPLKVDDHCPDMWRGGILGPRKKGFQLRKRKKR, from the coding sequence ATGCTTTCAAGTAATAAACAATATTGGAACTGGGGAGAAACAAGTCCCAAAAGTAAAGATTTTTTCAATAATAGTGATGCTTGGATTAACATTGCTGAAGGTGCGGTTAGATCTAGTAAAACAGTAACTTGTAGTGCCAGATGGTTAAAATTTTTATGTGAAAGTCCTCATGATGAATTTTTAATGAGCGGTAAAACAATCACTACATTAAAAAGGAATGTATTGACTAATTTTTTTAAAATGCTAAATACTGAGGATATTTGGTATCATCATGATAGGTATGAAAATATCCTGGAAGTTGAAGATAAAACAATTTATCTTATGGGTTTTAATGATGAAGGAGCTACTGATGTTGTTGCCGGAATGACAGTTGGAGGATGGTACGGTGATGAGGTTACACGTAACCCAAAATCTACAATTGAAATGGCAATAAGTAGATGTAGTTTACCTGGAGCAAAAATGTTCCTTAACATGAACCCGTTAAGTCCTTACCATTTTCTCTACACTGATTACATTAACAATAAAGAATTACTCCAAGCAGGTACTGTTAAAGTATGGAAATTCTTATTGGAAGATAACCCGAACCTTCCAAAACAATATGTTGATGAACTAATCAGAGTTAACAAGAAAAATCCTTTGTTTTATAAAAGGAATATTTTAGGTCAATGGGTAATTGCTGAAGGAGCAATCTATGACATGTTCGATGAGGAAGTGCATGTGTATAATTCTCCTGTTAAAGTGGATGATATGAATATTACATGTGATTATGGAGTCAGTACAGTCACAACATTTGGAGTAATAGGTTATAAAAAAGACATAATCAATGGGAATACCTATTACTTGATGGATGAAACATATTACGATGCTGAAACTAAAGGTGTAACTCAATCAGATAATGATAGAGTAGATGATTTAGTTAAACTCCAAGACAAACACCATCTTAATAAAAACAATACTATTTTCCTACCTCATGATGCTGCCAGTTTAAAAGCAGCTGCTAAAAAAGACAAAAGAATAAAAATGAAAGTGAAAACTTATGCTCCAGATACCTTTGAAGACATCACCACTATTCAAAATTTATTTGCTACAAATCATTTTTTCATAAATTCAAAATGCAAACATAGTATTACTCAAGCCCAATCTTATTGTTGGGATACTAAAGCTCAACAACGTGGTGAGGATAAACCATTAAAAGTTGACGATCATTGTCCCGACATGTGGCGTGGAGGAATATTAGGACCTCGTAAAAAAGGATTCCAATTAAGAAAACGTAAAAAGAGATGA
- a CDS encoding phage capsid protein, giving the protein MVKIVTSTFLKDAVIKSVLNEYDVKSQELSEEDMNYGDEAIEPPFNPFQLEKLRDISGLHDICITVKCEDAIYSGKKIISKEGMEIPVELEEFLNDFQFDEECESFLNDLETYGFAGLEILREGSVFKSVNHIPSLYLRMCRDKKRVVQKIGNQKSYFKLYDPMNAQRLNKSTGVFEEEINRDAIANELLWFNGKSNESKVYGKPKYLSELDAILTDNAIIEYQQGHFKAKGIPNYVITVTGSIEEKDDYSMDDFERDLETEFSTVTNEPGTALVMCVPSDGDAPINVNVHKIGEEKKEGSFLALAESVADRIYRIHRVPRERLGESKSSGIASNRTEMLLKNYSKSTVGNAQKRMANYINKTIIKYEFSTNDHKIEYLPCNFDEEDKVLDRGIKLLQNGAMRLGEFINRFGESFELHMDESDEYYNARFMNNQSLDSVLYGDDPVDAEGKLNSLIADLDEDLKA; this is encoded by the coding sequence ATGGTTAAAATTGTAACAAGCACATTTCTTAAAGATGCTGTAATCAAAAGCGTACTCAATGAATATGATGTGAAAAGTCAAGAGTTAAGTGAAGAGGACATGAACTATGGTGATGAAGCCATAGAACCACCATTCAACCCATTCCAATTAGAAAAATTAAGAGACATATCAGGATTACATGATATTTGTATTACCGTAAAATGTGAAGATGCAATCTACAGTGGTAAAAAGATTATCAGTAAAGAAGGAATGGAAATACCTGTTGAACTTGAAGAATTCTTGAATGATTTTCAATTTGATGAGGAATGTGAGTCATTCTTAAATGACTTGGAAACTTATGGTTTTGCAGGATTGGAGATATTGCGTGAAGGATCTGTATTTAAAAGTGTGAATCATATTCCTTCACTGTATCTTCGTATGTGCCGTGATAAAAAACGTGTTGTTCAAAAAATCGGTAATCAAAAATCATACTTCAAACTATATGATCCAATGAATGCTCAAAGGTTGAATAAATCCACCGGAGTCTTTGAAGAGGAGATTAACAGGGATGCAATTGCAAATGAATTACTATGGTTTAATGGTAAAAGTAATGAGTCAAAGGTTTATGGTAAACCCAAGTACTTAAGTGAATTAGATGCTATTTTAACAGACAATGCAATAATTGAATATCAACAAGGACATTTTAAAGCTAAAGGAATTCCCAACTATGTGATTACTGTTACGGGAAGTATTGAGGAAAAAGACGATTACAGTATGGATGATTTTGAAAGAGATCTTGAAACTGAATTCAGTACTGTTACAAATGAACCTGGAACTGCATTGGTGATGTGTGTTCCTAGTGATGGTGATGCACCAATCAATGTTAATGTGCATAAAATAGGTGAGGAGAAAAAAGAAGGAAGTTTCCTTGCATTAGCGGAAAGTGTGGCAGATAGAATTTACAGGATTCATAGGGTTCCACGTGAAAGATTAGGTGAAAGTAAATCATCCGGTATTGCAAGTAACCGTACTGAAATGTTGCTTAAAAATTATTCTAAAAGTACTGTGGGTAATGCTCAAAAAAGAATGGCTAACTATATTAACAAAACCATCATCAAATATGAATTCAGTACTAATGATCATAAAATAGAATATCTTCCGTGTAACTTTGATGAGGAGGATAAAGTATTGGATAGGGGCATTAAACTATTGCAGAATGGTGCAATGAGATTAGGTGAGTTTATTAACAGGTTTGGTGAATCATTTGAGTTGCATATGGATGAAAGTGATGAGTATTATAATGCAAGGTTTATGAATAATCAGTCATTGGATAGTGTGCTGTATGGTGATGATCCGGTGGATGCTGAAGGGAAATTAAATAGTCTGATTGCTGATTTGGATGAAGATCTAAAAGCATAA